From one Simplicispira suum genomic stretch:
- a CDS encoding D-amino acid dehydrogenase, which translates to MNRAANTQAVVVLGAGIVGLASAWELAQQGHKVTVIDRAASGAGASRANGAQLSYSYVQPLADASIWRQLPKLLLASDSPLKLRIQADPAQWAWGLSFLAACRNDVSRATTETLLALAERSRAAFDAMLSASQIACDFSATGKLVLYANQESFVAAQRQMLLQRALGSVQEAVDARRCVEIEPALERQEARIAGAIYTPSECAADCFKVCAGLETALRARGVRFMLETEVTGLVSDGLQIRAAQTSTGDIEGDAFVLAMATGSVPLARSIGKRLPVYPLKGYSATVRAATDPFAAPHVSVTDAARKMVFARLGDRLRIAGMAELVGHDNSVPDARIETLLAAGREVFPRASDYATLDRWAGLRPATPTGLPIVGRLAGAPENLLFNTGHGALGFTLAFGTARALLKPLQERRRT; encoded by the coding sequence ATGAATCGAGCAGCAAATACGCAGGCAGTTGTTGTCCTGGGCGCCGGGATCGTCGGCCTTGCCAGCGCGTGGGAGCTGGCGCAACAGGGCCACAAAGTCACCGTCATCGACCGTGCGGCCAGCGGTGCAGGCGCCAGCCGCGCCAACGGGGCGCAGTTGAGTTATTCGTACGTCCAGCCGCTGGCGGACGCATCGATCTGGCGGCAGTTGCCCAAGCTGCTACTGGCCAGTGACTCACCCCTCAAGCTGCGCATCCAGGCAGACCCCGCACAGTGGGCATGGGGGCTGAGCTTCCTCGCCGCCTGCCGCAATGACGTGTCGCGGGCGACGACAGAAACTTTGCTTGCGCTCGCAGAGCGCAGCCGCGCTGCCTTTGATGCGATGTTGTCGGCCAGCCAAATCGCGTGCGATTTCTCCGCGACCGGCAAGCTGGTGCTGTACGCGAACCAGGAATCCTTCGTTGCCGCACAGCGGCAAATGTTGCTGCAGCGTGCGCTTGGCAGCGTGCAGGAGGCTGTCGATGCGCGTCGATGTGTAGAAATCGAACCGGCGCTCGAGCGCCAGGAGGCGCGGATTGCGGGCGCCATCTACACCCCCAGTGAATGCGCAGCCGATTGCTTCAAGGTCTGCGCTGGCCTGGAGACAGCGCTGCGTGCTCGGGGCGTGCGTTTTATGCTGGAAACCGAAGTCACGGGCCTGGTTTCCGACGGGCTTCAAATACGTGCAGCGCAAACCAGCACGGGCGATATCGAAGGCGACGCATTCGTTTTGGCCATGGCGACGGGTTCGGTTCCACTGGCGCGGAGCATCGGCAAGCGCTTGCCGGTCTATCCACTCAAAGGCTACAGCGCAACGGTCCGTGCAGCAACCGACCCCTTTGCTGCACCCCATGTCAGCGTCACCGACGCAGCACGAAAAATGGTCTTTGCGCGCCTGGGTGACCGCTTGCGCATTGCCGGCATGGCGGAATTGGTAGGCCATGACAACAGCGTGCCGGATGCGCGGATTGAAACGCTGCTGGCCGCTGGCCGCGAGGTTTTTCCGCGGGCCAGTGACTACGCCACCCTGGATCGCTGGGCAGGACTGAGACCCGCCACACCCACCGGGCTGCCCATTGTTGGCCGACTGGCGGGCGCGCCCGAGAACCTGTTGTTCAACACGGGCCATGGCGCCCTGGGCTTCACACTGGCTTTTGGCACGGCCCGGGCCTTGCTCAAGCCACTTCAGGAACGCCGCCGCACCTGA
- a CDS encoding TAXI family TRAP transporter solute-binding subunit codes for MKTKFSLSMLAASVGLAASMMTPAAVAQQKFVTIGTGGVTGVYYAAGGAICRLMNKDRAKHGIRCSVESTGGSVFNVNTIRAGELDFGVAQSDVQYNAEKGLKQFEKDGPYKELRSVFSLHPEPITILARKEANIKSIEDLKGKRFNIGNPGSGTRAAAEELIAALGWKNSDFALASELKADEHGAALCDNKIDAFLYGVGHPSANIQDPTTTCGAQLVPVTGPAVDKLVATAPYYAKVEIPAVYAGNPKPTPTYGVLATLVTSSKVPDNVVYELTKVVFDNFDDFKKLHPALAHLDPKEMIKNGLSAPLHPGAVKYYKEKGWM; via the coding sequence ATGAAGACAAAGTTTTCCCTGAGCATGCTGGCTGCCTCTGTGGGTCTTGCCGCCTCGATGATGACTCCAGCTGCCGTCGCGCAGCAGAAGTTCGTGACGATTGGAACGGGCGGCGTCACCGGCGTTTATTACGCTGCGGGTGGAGCCATCTGTCGACTGATGAACAAGGACCGGGCCAAGCACGGCATCCGCTGCTCGGTGGAGTCCACTGGTGGCTCGGTGTTCAACGTCAACACCATCCGTGCTGGCGAACTCGATTTCGGCGTCGCCCAGTCCGACGTGCAATACAACGCTGAAAAGGGCCTCAAGCAGTTCGAGAAAGACGGTCCCTACAAGGAACTGCGCTCGGTGTTTTCGTTGCACCCAGAGCCTATTACGATCCTGGCGCGCAAGGAGGCCAACATCAAGTCGATCGAAGACTTGAAGGGCAAGCGTTTCAACATCGGCAATCCAGGCTCCGGCACCCGTGCTGCGGCCGAGGAGTTGATTGCGGCTCTTGGCTGGAAGAACTCTGACTTCGCTCTGGCGTCTGAGCTCAAGGCCGACGAGCACGGCGCGGCACTGTGTGACAACAAGATCGACGCATTCCTTTATGGGGTCGGCCACCCTTCGGCCAACATTCAGGATCCGACCACGACCTGTGGCGCCCAACTGGTGCCGGTGACGGGCCCGGCCGTGGACAAGTTGGTGGCAACTGCGCCGTACTATGCCAAGGTGGAGATTCCCGCTGTCTACGCTGGCAATCCGAAGCCGACGCCGACCTATGGCGTGCTCGCTACCTTGGTCACATCAAGCAAGGTGCCTGACAACGTCGTCTATGAGCTGACAAAAGTCGTGTTCGACAATTTCGATGACTTCAAGAAGCTGCATCCGGCCCTCGCGCACCTTGACCCCAAGGAGATGATCAAAAACGGCCTGAGTGCTCCCTTGCATCCTGGTGCTGTGAAGTACTACAAGGAAAAGGGCTGGATGTAA
- a CDS encoding TRAP transporter permease — protein MTSANEPTAAPAVDVQQLVADNDLGGRSPGPAVGLFLLCVALAWSLFQLWIASPLPFTFGILVFNDTESRSIHLAFAVFLAFLSYPAFKRSPREHVPVTDWVMALVGAFCAAYLFLFYRELATRPGNPTDMDITTAVVGMVLLLEATRRVLGLPMVIVAVVFLTYTFGGRYMPDMIAHRGLSLNRTMSHQWLTTEGVFGVALGVSSGFIFLFVLFGSLLDKAGAGNYFIKSAFALLGHMRGGPAKAAVLSSAATGIISGSSIANVVTTGTFTIPLMKRVGYRPDQAGAVEVSSSVNGQLMPPVMGAAAFLMVEYVGIPYIEVMKHAFLPAIISYIALLYIVHLEALKANMVGLPRRGTATGGSRLLSLALTISGFFVLCGVVYWGVGWIKNVAGDAAIWIIGAGLLAAYVSLLWFGSQQPELPLDDPEAPVFELPETAPTVKSGLHYLLAVVVLIWCLMVEQMSPGLSAFWATMFIIFVMLTQKPIQAFFRGAGGLGAATKQGVLDLIDGMAAGARNMIGIGVATAAAGIIVGTVSLTGIGLVMTEIVELLSGGNLMLMLFLVAIISLILGMGLPTTANYIVVSTLMAPVVVQLGAQNGLIVPLIAVHLFVFYFGLMADVTPPVGLASFAAAAIARTDPIKTGITAFAYSMRTAILPFLFIFNTQLLMIGITGPFHFALTVISAIVAMLVFAAATQGYFLVRSRWWESVALLLVTFTLFRPGFWWDMVYPEFQEVPAAQMGQLIEEAPANASKRVWIEGTNLDGQDIRKGVLLPLGAPGTVRERLGNAGVSAIAQGKELLITQVKFGSVGDKLGIEQGYRIVSAEVAADRPDKEWMFVPAIALLLLVVALQRRRFTPTPKPVARSA, from the coding sequence ATGACCTCCGCCAACGAACCTACTGCTGCCCCAGCCGTCGACGTGCAGCAGCTCGTCGCCGACAACGATCTGGGCGGGCGCTCGCCCGGCCCGGCGGTCGGACTTTTTCTTCTTTGTGTCGCGCTCGCTTGGTCGCTGTTCCAGCTTTGGATTGCGTCGCCCCTGCCGTTTACTTTCGGTATTTTGGTGTTCAACGACACCGAGAGTCGCTCCATCCACCTGGCCTTTGCCGTGTTTCTGGCCTTTTTGTCGTACCCGGCATTCAAGCGCTCACCGCGTGAACACGTTCCAGTGACCGATTGGGTCATGGCGCTGGTCGGAGCGTTTTGTGCCGCTTACCTGTTTCTGTTTTATCGCGAGCTCGCAACGCGCCCCGGCAATCCAACCGATATGGACATCACCACTGCTGTCGTCGGCATGGTGTTGTTGCTCGAAGCCACGCGCCGCGTGCTCGGCTTGCCGATGGTGATTGTGGCGGTCGTGTTCCTCACCTACACCTTTGGCGGGCGCTACATGCCCGACATGATTGCCCACCGCGGCCTGTCACTGAACCGCACCATGAGCCACCAGTGGCTCACGACGGAAGGCGTTTTTGGTGTGGCGCTGGGCGTCTCCAGTGGCTTTATTTTCTTGTTTGTGCTGTTTGGCTCGTTGCTCGACAAGGCGGGCGCCGGCAACTATTTCATCAAATCGGCTTTTGCTCTGCTCGGCCACATGCGCGGTGGGCCGGCCAAGGCCGCCGTGCTGTCTTCGGCCGCCACCGGCATCATCTCCGGTTCGTCAATTGCCAACGTGGTGACGACGGGCACTTTCACGATCCCCTTGATGAAGCGCGTGGGCTATCGGCCGGACCAGGCAGGCGCGGTGGAAGTGTCCAGCTCGGTCAACGGCCAACTGATGCCGCCGGTGATGGGGGCTGCCGCCTTCCTGATGGTGGAATACGTGGGCATCCCCTACATCGAGGTCATGAAGCATGCCTTCCTGCCGGCGATCATTTCTTACATTGCGCTGCTTTATATCGTGCACCTTGAGGCTCTCAAGGCCAACATGGTGGGCCTTCCCCGGCGCGGGACGGCCACGGGTGGCTCGCGCCTGCTGTCGCTTGCGCTGACCATCTCCGGGTTCTTTGTCCTATGCGGAGTGGTGTACTGGGGCGTAGGCTGGATCAAAAATGTGGCCGGAGATGCAGCCATCTGGATCATTGGCGCCGGACTCCTGGCAGCGTATGTGTCCCTGCTCTGGTTCGGCTCGCAGCAACCGGAACTGCCACTGGATGATCCGGAAGCGCCGGTATTCGAACTGCCGGAAACGGCGCCTACCGTCAAATCCGGCCTGCATTACCTGCTGGCGGTGGTGGTGCTCATCTGGTGCCTGATGGTCGAGCAGATGTCGCCTGGCCTCTCCGCCTTCTGGGCCACGATGTTCATCATTTTCGTCATGCTGACGCAAAAGCCGATACAGGCATTCTTCCGAGGTGCAGGCGGGCTCGGGGCCGCAACCAAGCAGGGCGTGCTGGATCTGATCGACGGCATGGCCGCAGGCGCGCGCAACATGATTGGCATCGGTGTGGCCACCGCAGCGGCCGGCATCATCGTCGGCACCGTCTCGCTCACCGGCATTGGCCTGGTGATGACAGAAATCGTCGAGCTGCTCTCCGGCGGCAATCTCATGTTGATGCTGTTTCTGGTGGCCATCATCAGCCTGATTTTGGGCATGGGCCTGCCGACGACGGCCAACTACATCGTGGTTTCCACGCTGATGGCGCCCGTGGTGGTGCAGCTCGGTGCGCAAAACGGCCTCATCGTGCCACTGATCGCCGTGCACCTGTTCGTGTTCTATTTTGGGTTGATGGCGGACGTGACGCCGCCGGTGGGCCTGGCGTCGTTCGCCGCAGCGGCCATTGCGCGCACCGACCCCATCAAAACCGGCATCACCGCGTTCGCTTACAGCATGCGCACGGCCATCCTGCCGTTCCTGTTCATTTTCAACACCCAGTTGCTGATGATTGGCATTACCGGGCCGTTTCACTTCGCCCTCACGGTGATCAGCGCAATAGTGGCCATGTTGGTTTTTGCCGCCGCCACGCAAGGCTACTTTTTGGTGCGCAGTCGCTGGTGGGAAAGTGTCGCTCTGTTGCTGGTGACGTTTACGCTGTTCAGGCCGGGCTTCTGGTGGGACATGGTGTACCCAGAGTTTCAGGAAGTACCCGCTGCCCAGATGGGCCAGCTGATCGAAGAAGCTCCTGCGAACGCGAGCAAGCGCGTCTGGATTGAAGGCACCAACCTAGATGGCCAGGACATCCGCAAAGGCGTGCTGCTGCCGCTCGGCGCGCCCGGCACGGTACGCGAACGTCTTGGCAATGCGGGCGTTAGCGCGATAGCCCAGGGCAAAGAGCTCTTGATTACGCAGGTGAAGTTTGGCAGTGTGGGCGACAAGCTGGGCATTGAGCAGGGCTACCGCATCGTGTCCGCAGAGGTCGCGGCCGACCGGCCGGACAAGGAGTGGATGTTTGTTCCCGCCATTGCGCTGCTCCTGCTGGTCGTGGCGCTGCAGCGGCGGCGGTTCACGCCCACGCCAAAACCGGTGGCACGCTCTGCATGA
- a CDS encoding aspartate/glutamate racemase family protein, producing the protein MTRIALIHALAHSVAPINDELARAWPGARRMNLLDDSLSVDLAQQGQGLDAAMHLRFEVLADYAVGTGAQAILFTCSAFGPCIEAVARRHAGIPVLKPNEAMVQEAAAHGGPVGLIASFAPTLSSMPAEFPAQVELRCALAEGAMQALNRGDVEAHDALVVAAAQKLAAASCGVIALAQFSMARAAPAVRQALGLPVLTTPESAVRVLRQRLAS; encoded by the coding sequence ATGACGCGCATTGCACTCATCCATGCGCTTGCGCACTCGGTGGCACCCATCAACGACGAGCTGGCGCGCGCCTGGCCTGGCGCCCGGCGTATGAACCTGCTCGACGACAGCCTCTCGGTCGATCTTGCGCAGCAAGGGCAGGGGTTGGATGCGGCCATGCATCTGCGTTTTGAGGTGCTTGCGGACTACGCAGTGGGCACGGGGGCGCAGGCGATTTTGTTTACCTGCTCCGCTTTTGGCCCGTGCATCGAGGCCGTGGCGCGCCGGCATGCAGGCATTCCCGTACTCAAACCGAACGAGGCCATGGTGCAGGAGGCGGCAGCGCATGGTGGGCCCGTCGGGCTGATCGCATCGTTTGCCCCCACGCTCTCGAGCATGCCCGCCGAGTTCCCTGCGCAGGTCGAATTGCGTTGCGCGCTGGCCGAGGGTGCGATGCAGGCGCTCAATCGTGGCGACGTGGAAGCGCACGACGCCTTGGTGGTGGCAGCAGCGCAGAAACTTGCAGCGGCCTCCTGCGGCGTGATTGCGCTGGCACAGTTCAGCATGGCACGCGCCGCACCCGCCGTGCGCCAGGCACTGGGCTTGCCGGTGCTGACCACGCCAGAGAGCGCCGTGCGCGTGTTGCGTCAGCGCCTCGCGTCTTGA
- the rplM gene encoding 50S ribosomal protein L13 — MKTFSAKPADVTHEWFVIDATDKVLGRVASEVAHRLRGKHKAIYTPHIDTGDFIVIINAAQLKVTGAKSTDKIYYRHSGYPGGITATNFRDMQSKHPGRALEKAVKGMLPKGPLGYAMIKKLKVYGGAEHPHTAQQPKVLEL, encoded by the coding sequence ATGAAAACCTTCAGCGCCAAACCCGCTGATGTGACGCACGAGTGGTTTGTGATTGACGCCACCGATAAGGTGCTCGGCCGGGTAGCCAGCGAAGTTGCCCACCGCCTGCGCGGCAAACACAAAGCCATTTATACGCCTCACATCGATACCGGTGACTTCATCGTCATCATCAATGCAGCGCAACTCAAGGTCACCGGCGCCAAGTCGACCGACAAGATCTACTACCGCCACTCGGGTTATCCCGGCGGCATCACCGCGACGAACTTCCGCGACATGCAATCCAAGCATCCCGGCCGCGCGCTGGAAAAGGCTGTCAAGGGCATGCTGCCCAAGGGTCCGCTTGGCTACGCCATGATCAAGAAACTCAAGGTGTACGGTGGTGCTGAGCATCCCCACACCGCCCAACAGCCCAAAGTGCTGGAACTGTAA
- the rpsI gene encoding 30S ribosomal protein S9, producing the protein MIGEWNNGTGRRKSSVARVFLKKGSGKITINGKDIQSYFGRETSIMIAKQPLMLTNHAETFDVMINVHGGGESGQAGAARHGITRALIDYDDTLKPALSQAGFVTRDAREVERKKVGLRSARRAKQFSKR; encoded by the coding sequence ATGATTGGTGAATGGAACAATGGCACCGGCCGTCGCAAATCCAGCGTCGCCCGCGTGTTTCTGAAAAAAGGCAGCGGCAAGATCACGATCAACGGCAAGGACATCCAGTCCTACTTTGGCCGTGAGACCTCGATCATGATCGCCAAGCAACCGCTCATGCTGACCAACCACGCCGAAACCTTCGACGTGATGATCAATGTGCACGGCGGCGGTGAATCCGGCCAGGCCGGCGCAGCCCGCCACGGCATCACCCGCGCCCTGATCGACTATGACGACACGCTCAAGCCAGCGCTCAGCCAGGCCGGTTTCGTGACGCGCGATGCGCGCGAAGTCGAACGCAAGAAGGTCGGCCTGCGGTCTGCACGCCGCGCCAAGCAGTTCTCGAAGCGTTAA